Proteins from a single region of Haloarcula laminariae:
- a CDS encoding ATP-binding protein yields MSFVLGREGDIEAGHAGELGTYRALDGSEGAPLHIDLDGPHAMLVVGKRGYGKSYTLGVIAEALARAAGVAPVVIDPMGAFDTLEADADGEPVPTTVVEKPAVTPASLDPKSWCALLGLSPESGAGALVWQAAGRCETLAAMRAHVADADAPGTDKRAATNHISLAESWGVFDVDGMTAGDLGSDDITVVDVSGLDAAPMNAIARGVGETLYRARVDRDIPRLPWVLVDEAHTFFDGVARSALETILTRGRAPGVSLVMATQRPSVVPEVAVSQSDIIVSHRLTAEADLEALDAARPTYMQSSLGERLPTEPGEVVIIDDSTETVHAAQIRRRATPHGGDSPNASDVPVE; encoded by the coding sequence GTGAGCTTCGTACTCGGACGGGAGGGAGACATCGAGGCCGGCCACGCGGGTGAGTTGGGGACCTACCGCGCCCTCGACGGGAGCGAAGGGGCGCCGCTGCACATCGACCTCGACGGCCCACACGCCATGCTCGTCGTCGGAAAGCGCGGCTACGGGAAGTCCTACACGCTGGGAGTCATCGCCGAGGCGCTCGCGCGGGCGGCGGGGGTGGCCCCGGTCGTCATCGACCCGATGGGCGCCTTCGACACCCTGGAAGCGGACGCCGACGGCGAACCGGTGCCGACGACAGTCGTCGAGAAACCGGCCGTGACGCCGGCGTCGCTCGACCCCAAATCCTGGTGTGCGCTGCTGGGGCTCTCACCGGAGAGCGGCGCGGGCGCGCTCGTCTGGCAGGCCGCCGGGCGCTGCGAGACGCTCGCGGCGATGCGCGCCCACGTGGCGGACGCCGACGCGCCCGGGACGGACAAGCGCGCCGCGACGAACCACATCAGCCTCGCCGAGTCGTGGGGGGTCTTCGACGTCGACGGGATGACCGCCGGGGACCTCGGCAGTGACGATATTACGGTCGTCGACGTCTCAGGGCTGGACGCCGCGCCGATGAACGCCATCGCCCGCGGCGTCGGCGAGACGCTGTATCGGGCCCGCGTCGACCGGGACATCCCCCGGCTCCCGTGGGTGCTGGTCGACGAGGCCCACACCTTCTTCGACGGCGTGGCGCGGTCGGCACTGGAGACGATACTCACGCGTGGTCGCGCACCCGGTGTGAGTCTCGTCATGGCGACCCAGCGGCCGAGCGTCGTGCCGGAAGTGGCCGTCTCCCAGTCCGACATCATCGTCTCCCACCGGCTGACCGCCGAAGCGGACCTGGAGGCGCTGGACGCCGCCCGGCCGACGTATATGCAATCCTCGCTGGGGGAGCGACTGCCGACCGAGCCGGGGGAAGTCGTTATCATCGACGACTCGACGGAGACGGTCCACGCCGCACAGATTCGACGCCGGGCCACGCCCCACGGCGGTGACAGCCCGAACGCGAGTGACGTGCCCGTCGAGTGA
- a CDS encoding alpha/beta hydrolase translates to MPSVNAPEATTVTVRRDIPFHEGEGETLLLDVYEDAAATGPKPPVVLVRGGGFTVGDKGEFARQAIDLAEAGYLVVEPQYRLAPEWTFPAALVDVKAAVAWCRTECEAADPQCVAAVGHSAGANLVVLAAATADDPALEPDQYPGASSALSAVVGYAGIYDFRVGHDDRRETYLGGSPEDVPAAYDLASPVEQADMSMPPTLLLHGEDDGVVPPRQSAILAETLDPLTTVDHRVVPGGHGFPFAGAHYDDTYDVTVEFLDGQLSSPSDHGPAASDRLPDDIDGSPR, encoded by the coding sequence ATGCCGTCCGTGAACGCACCAGAGGCCACGACAGTCACGGTCCGCCGGGATATCCCCTTCCACGAGGGCGAAGGCGAGACGCTGTTGCTCGACGTCTACGAGGACGCGGCGGCGACCGGGCCGAAACCGCCCGTCGTGCTCGTCAGGGGCGGCGGCTTCACGGTCGGCGACAAGGGCGAGTTCGCCCGCCAGGCCATCGACCTCGCCGAGGCGGGCTATCTCGTCGTCGAGCCCCAGTATCGGCTCGCGCCGGAGTGGACGTTCCCGGCCGCGCTGGTCGACGTGAAGGCGGCCGTCGCGTGGTGTCGGACCGAGTGCGAAGCGGCGGACCCACAGTGCGTCGCCGCCGTCGGCCACTCCGCCGGCGCAAACCTGGTCGTCCTCGCGGCCGCGACGGCCGACGACCCGGCGCTGGAACCCGACCAGTACCCCGGCGCGTCGTCGGCCCTGTCGGCCGTCGTCGGCTACGCGGGTATCTACGACTTCCGCGTGGGACACGACGACCGCCGGGAGACGTATCTGGGCGGGTCGCCCGAGGACGTACCCGCGGCCTACGACCTCGCCTCGCCGGTCGAGCAGGCCGATATGTCGATGCCGCCGACGCTCTTGCTCCACGGCGAGGACGACGGCGTCGTGCCGCCGCGGCAATCCGCGATACTCGCGGAGACGCTCGACCCGCTGACGACGGTCGACCACCGTGTGGTTCCGGGCGGCCACGGCTTCCCGTTCGCCGGCGCTCACTACGACGACACGTACGACGTTACCGTCGAGTTTCTGGACGGACAGCTGTCGTCGCCGAGCGACCACGGGCCGGCAGCGTCAGACCGTCTCCCAGACGACATCGACGGCTCGCCCCGCTAG
- a CDS encoding PAS domain S-box protein — MNHIQKSMYEQFVLLLYLLTAVSTLCAALAWRKRAEPGGTPMLVFFLALGVGAFAYVGDITATTLSTQLRYRQLATVAQSTVAISWLYAALQYANFDRPLTRRIVGVLALDPLLLIVGFLLPGVAFFELPATGGTGSLLHATDTQLTLLFLVHMGTILVTALAGTVVLVRLFLRSRHLYRTQSGAVLVAALAPWTVALTQQYFLEVPEDATIFAWGLSGVAMTVGLYTFNTLDPVPAAQSAIVETMGDGTVVLDVDGRISDVNPAARTLLGDRELVGRPIERVIEGWERARTDEGGHRDWEELSVTVDGDERFLEVETTSFTDRFDEPVGTLVVLRDVTERKRREQRLEQYKLIFDSVTEPVYVLDGEDRIVRYNDPFAELVGYDADALVGEPISAVLGPEPTVTDGGFTDRTEATVRTGSGTDVPCELDLAPVELGDGTTGRVGIIRDISRRKAIESELAQTTERLETLVEASPLAIVAHDTDGVVDVWNPAAESLFGWAADEVRGEQLPLIPDENREELLEHHERVQNGDHLTGLETELRHEDGRTVPTRVSAAPIRNTDGDIVGTVAIIADITEQKARQRRLERQNERLNEFASLVSHDLRNPLQVAAGHLQLARDGEGDVTTRLDDVEAALQRMEQLIDETLALAKQGRAIGETEPAALSTLARRAWANVASGAGQLDIADPPTVDCDPDRMVELLENLFSNAIRHGSADGEPVTVTVGALSDGFYVADDGDGIDESRAEEVFESGFTTAEGGTGFGLDIVRTIADAHGWDVTVTESEPGGARFEVTF; from the coding sequence ATGAACCACATACAGAAGTCAATGTACGAGCAGTTCGTTCTCCTGCTCTATCTTCTCACCGCCGTCTCCACGCTGTGTGCCGCGCTCGCGTGGCGCAAGCGGGCGGAGCCCGGCGGAACCCCGATGCTGGTGTTCTTCCTCGCGTTGGGGGTCGGGGCGTTCGCGTACGTCGGTGACATCACCGCCACGACGCTCTCGACACAGCTCCGCTACCGCCAGCTGGCGACGGTCGCCCAGAGCACGGTCGCCATCTCCTGGCTCTACGCCGCCCTCCAGTACGCGAACTTCGACCGACCCCTGACGCGTCGCATCGTCGGCGTGTTGGCGCTGGACCCGCTCTTGCTAATCGTCGGCTTCCTGTTGCCCGGCGTCGCGTTCTTCGAGCTCCCTGCGACGGGCGGAACCGGGTCGCTGCTCCACGCCACGGACACGCAGCTCACGCTGTTGTTTCTCGTCCACATGGGGACCATTCTCGTCACCGCGCTGGCCGGGACGGTCGTGCTCGTCCGGCTTTTCCTCCGCTCGCGCCACCTCTACCGGACACAGTCCGGGGCCGTCCTGGTCGCGGCGCTTGCCCCCTGGACCGTCGCGCTGACCCAACAGTACTTCCTCGAAGTCCCGGAGGACGCGACGATTTTTGCCTGGGGGCTCTCGGGGGTCGCGATGACCGTCGGTCTCTACACGTTCAACACGCTGGACCCGGTCCCGGCGGCCCAGTCAGCCATCGTCGAGACCATGGGCGACGGGACCGTCGTCCTGGACGTCGACGGCCGAATCAGCGACGTCAACCCCGCAGCGAGGACGCTGTTGGGCGATAGGGAGCTCGTGGGACGGCCCATCGAGCGCGTCATCGAGGGGTGGGAGCGGGCCCGGACAGACGAAGGCGGCCACCGCGACTGGGAGGAGCTCTCGGTGACGGTCGACGGCGACGAGCGGTTCCTGGAGGTCGAGACGACCTCCTTTACCGACCGGTTCGACGAGCCGGTCGGGACCCTGGTGGTGTTGCGCGACGTCACCGAGCGAAAGCGCCGCGAGCAACGCCTCGAACAGTACAAGCTCATCTTCGATTCTGTCACCGAGCCCGTCTACGTCCTCGACGGCGAGGACCGAATCGTCCGGTACAACGACCCGTTCGCGGAGTTGGTGGGATACGACGCGGACGCCCTCGTCGGCGAGCCGATATCGGCCGTCCTGGGGCCGGAGCCGACGGTCACCGACGGCGGGTTCACCGACCGCACCGAGGCGACGGTCCGGACTGGCTCCGGGACCGACGTCCCCTGCGAACTGGACCTGGCCCCAGTCGAACTCGGCGACGGCACCACCGGCCGTGTCGGCATCATCAGGGACATCAGCCGGCGGAAGGCCATCGAGTCCGAGCTGGCACAGACGACAGAGCGCCTGGAGACGTTAGTCGAGGCCTCGCCCCTCGCCATCGTCGCCCACGACACAGACGGCGTCGTCGACGTCTGGAACCCCGCCGCCGAGTCGCTGTTCGGCTGGGCGGCCGACGAGGTCCGCGGCGAGCAACTCCCGCTCATCCCCGACGAGAACCGCGAGGAGCTCCTCGAACACCACGAGCGCGTCCAGAACGGGGACCACCTGACCGGACTGGAGACGGAGCTACGGCACGAGGACGGGCGGACGGTGCCAACCAGAGTGTCGGCGGCCCCGATACGGAACACCGACGGCGACATCGTCGGGACCGTCGCCATCATCGCCGACATCACCGAGCAGAAGGCCAGACAGCGCCGGCTCGAACGCCAGAACGAGCGGCTCAACGAGTTCGCCAGCCTCGTCAGTCACGACCTCCGGAACCCGTTGCAGGTCGCGGCGGGACATCTCCAGCTGGCGCGGGACGGCGAGGGCGACGTCACGACCCGGCTCGACGACGTCGAGGCCGCGCTCCAGCGGATGGAACAGCTCATCGACGAGACCCTGGCGCTGGCCAAACAGGGGCGGGCCATCGGCGAGACGGAGCCGGCGGCGCTGTCGACGCTGGCCCGGCGTGCGTGGGCGAACGTCGCGAGCGGGGCGGGGCAGCTCGATATCGCGGACCCCCCGACCGTCGACTGCGACCCGGACAGGATGGTGGAGCTACTGGAGAACCTGTTCAGCAACGCGATACGCCACGGCAGCGCCGACGGTGAGCCGGTGACCGTGACCGTCGGCGCGCTGTCGGACGGGTTCTACGTCGCCGACGACGGGGACGGTATCGACGAGAGCCGGGCGGAGGAGGTGTTCGAATCGGGCTTTACCACGGCGGAGGGCGGGACGGGCTTCGGGCTCGACATCGTCCGGACTATCGCTGACGCCCACGGCTGGGACGTCACCGTCACCGAAAGCGAGCCGGGCGGCGCCCGGTTCGAGGTCACCTTCTAG
- a CDS encoding glutamate--tRNA ligase, whose protein sequence is MDDAVRQRIEEAAETNALLNAVKHDSEAQVGAIMGPLMGENPEFREYGDEIPGIIAPVVDRVNGMSGEERRERIAELAPERLDEIESEDDGDDHPLPDLPNADEGEVRMRVAPNPNGPWHIGHARMAAVIGTYKDRYDGEFVCRFDDTDPETKRPDLDAYDAILDAIGYLGFEPDDVVKASDRVETYYDHARELIELGGAYTCSCPQGDFSDLKNNGEACPHRGKDAETVAEEFEAMVDGEYDSGEMVLRVRTDITHKNPALRDFVAFRMIDTPHPREEAADYRCWPMLDFQSGIDDHLLGITHIIRGIDLQDSAKRQGFVYDYFDWEYPEVVHWGHVQVDAYDVSMSTSTIGELIAEGELDGWDDPRAPTVASLRRRGIRGEALVDAMVELGTSTSDVDLAISSVYANNREMIDDDTDRAFFVRDDPAHGGLVEQDVTGGPDAGHPPLHPDFEDRGRRDIPVTAGVVVEGDDLPAEGERVWLKGYGCVRHTSDGFEYVGDDITAVREEGVDVVHWAPADGPTLRLRTMDGDVTGLAEPGLVAYEPDDMLQFERIGFARVDAVESDGESVAYFAHP, encoded by the coding sequence ATGGACGACGCCGTACGCCAGCGTATCGAGGAGGCCGCCGAGACGAACGCCCTCCTCAACGCGGTCAAACACGACAGCGAGGCACAGGTCGGAGCCATCATGGGGCCGCTCATGGGCGAGAACCCCGAGTTCCGCGAGTACGGCGACGAGATACCGGGCATCATCGCCCCGGTGGTCGACCGGGTCAACGGGATGAGCGGCGAGGAGCGACGCGAGCGCATCGCCGAACTCGCACCCGAGAGGTTAGACGAGATAGAGAGCGAGGACGACGGCGACGACCACCCGCTGCCGGACCTCCCGAACGCCGACGAGGGCGAGGTGCGGATGCGCGTCGCGCCGAACCCGAACGGCCCGTGGCACATCGGCCACGCGCGGATGGCGGCGGTCATCGGGACGTACAAGGACCGCTACGACGGCGAGTTCGTCTGTCGCTTCGACGACACCGACCCCGAAACCAAGCGGCCTGACCTCGACGCCTACGACGCGATTCTCGACGCTATCGGCTATCTCGGCTTCGAACCGGACGACGTGGTCAAAGCGAGCGACCGCGTGGAGACTTACTACGACCACGCCCGCGAACTCATCGAACTGGGCGGTGCCTACACCTGCTCCTGCCCGCAGGGGGACTTCTCGGACCTGAAGAACAACGGCGAGGCGTGTCCCCACCGCGGGAAGGACGCCGAGACGGTCGCCGAGGAGTTCGAGGCGATGGTCGACGGGGAGTACGACAGCGGCGAGATGGTGCTGCGGGTCCGCACCGACATCACCCACAAGAACCCCGCCCTGCGGGACTTCGTCGCTTTCCGGATGATAGACACGCCACACCCGCGCGAGGAGGCCGCCGACTACCGCTGCTGGCCGATGCTCGACTTCCAGAGCGGTATCGACGACCACCTGCTGGGCATCACCCACATCATCCGCGGTATCGACCTGCAGGACTCCGCGAAACGCCAGGGGTTCGTCTACGACTACTTCGACTGGGAGTACCCCGAGGTCGTCCACTGGGGGCACGTCCAGGTCGACGCCTACGACGTGTCAATGTCGACCTCGACCATCGGCGAACTGATCGCCGAGGGCGAACTCGACGGCTGGGACGACCCGCGCGCGCCGACGGTTGCCAGCCTGCGTCGCCGTGGCATCCGGGGCGAGGCCCTGGTCGACGCGATGGTCGAACTGGGCACCTCGACCTCCGACGTCGACCTCGCGATATCGTCGGTCTACGCGAACAACCGCGAGATGATAGACGACGACACCGACCGCGCCTTTTTCGTCCGCGACGACCCGGCCCACGGCGGGCTGGTCGAGCAAGATGTCACGGGCGGTCCCGACGCCGGCCACCCGCCGCTCCACCCCGACTTCGAGGACCGGGGCCGGCGAGACATCCCCGTCACGGCGGGGGTCGTCGTCGAGGGCGACGACCTGCCCGCAGAGGGTGAGCGGGTCTGGCTCAAGGGGTACGGCTGCGTGCGACACACCAGTGACGGCTTCGAGTACGTCGGCGACGACATCACGGCCGTTCGCGAGGAGGGCGTCGACGTGGTCCACTGGGCGCCGGCCGACGGTCCCACCCTGCGACTGCGGACAATGGACGGCGACGTGACCGGCCTGGCCGAGCCGGGGCTGGTGGCGTACGAGCCCGACGACATGCTCCAGTTCGAACGCATCGGCTTTGCCCGCGTCGATGCGGTCGAGTCCGACGGCGAGTCGGTCGCGTACTTCGCCCACCCCTAG
- a CDS encoding DUF7521 family protein, which yields MISLPSLVDWLIVAFAFGSTLVGGYIGYQAYRGYRRHDSPSMRFLSLGLFLLTTVAFSIAFVGSALLREGVLPVRFQQSLTLVTRTLQFLGVVFIAYSLHRRG from the coding sequence ATGATTTCGCTGCCCTCGCTCGTCGACTGGCTCATCGTCGCGTTCGCGTTCGGCTCGACCCTCGTCGGCGGGTACATCGGCTACCAGGCCTACCGCGGCTACCGGCGCCACGACAGCCCGTCGATGCGGTTTCTCTCGCTCGGGCTGTTCCTGCTCACGACGGTCGCGTTCAGTATCGCCTTCGTCGGGTCGGCGTTGCTCAGAGAGGGCGTTCTCCCGGTCCGGTTCCAGCAGTCGCTCACCCTGGTGACACGGACGTTGCAGTTCCTCGGCGTGGTGTTCATCGCGTACTCGCTCCACCGGCGTGGCTGA
- a CDS encoding ArsR/SmtB family transcription factor, whose protein sequence is MSEDPALGEVLDLLSDEYARDILAAASERPMSANELAEQCGMSEPTVYRRISSLQEHELVAERTKVETGGNDYKLYVATLSRFALELEDGSFESAITRRQAPDFPGQAEDDTADRFTKMWENL, encoded by the coding sequence GTGAGTGAGGACCCGGCGTTGGGCGAGGTTCTCGACCTGCTTAGCGACGAGTACGCCCGGGATATCCTCGCAGCAGCGAGTGAGAGACCTATGTCCGCAAACGAGCTCGCCGAACAGTGTGGCATGTCTGAGCCGACGGTGTATCGTCGAATTAGCTCGCTCCAGGAGCACGAGCTGGTAGCGGAACGGACGAAAGTAGAGACCGGGGGCAACGACTACAAGCTCTACGTGGCGACGCTTTCGCGGTTCGCCCTCGAACTCGAGGACGGCTCGTTCGAATCGGCCATCACCCGCCGACAGGCGCCGGATTTCCCCGGGCAAGCGGAAGACGACACGGCCGACCGATTCACGAAAATGTGGGAGAACCTATGA
- a CDS encoding LolA family protein gives MAPPNRSRYVSTDRFVLVGSGLVFLTVVIVGIWSAGLPAGGGTPTVDANVSEQYDSFGALSATRTTVIERDGTVSSRAVHSVVLDPTTGKQRLRLTDSSVDRYDLRISNGSVLWLHERDRNEVTKIPLTGPSRTAGSADRVRRLLVRANLTPAERTGQAPGVEPLPVVPQEQGQPPRQSAAGYAVSYVGNETVDGRETYVVDITPRADAAATYRQTVWIDTERLYPLKRQTSWRDDGVRTEMTTTYTDVSFDATADPGTFRPDIGPNTSVETADTPETTVYRRRGALAANTSLRVPEPELPPSYEWTYATRTTGEVNGVGLRYVNRSSEITVSKYNYTYEPENPDERRRIDGRPVTVSPGPTASVSWTCDSFRYTVRGSGVSVDQLVTVGRSVGCPADPG, from the coding sequence ATGGCCCCTCCAAACCGCTCGCGGTACGTTTCGACCGACCGCTTCGTGCTCGTAGGCAGCGGACTCGTCTTCCTGACGGTGGTGATAGTCGGTATCTGGTCGGCCGGCCTGCCGGCCGGCGGCGGGACGCCGACCGTCGACGCGAACGTCAGCGAGCAGTACGATTCCTTCGGCGCGCTGTCGGCCACGCGGACGACCGTAATCGAACGCGACGGGACAGTCAGCTCCAGGGCGGTACACAGCGTCGTGCTGGACCCGACCACGGGGAAACAGCGGCTCCGCCTCACCGACTCGTCGGTGGACCGGTACGACCTCCGGATTTCGAACGGGTCGGTGTTGTGGCTCCACGAGCGGGACCGAAACGAGGTGACGAAGATTCCGCTCACCGGGCCGTCCCGGACGGCCGGTAGCGCCGACCGCGTACGGCGTCTGCTCGTGCGCGCCAACCTCACCCCGGCCGAGAGAACGGGCCAGGCGCCCGGCGTCGAACCACTGCCCGTGGTGCCACAGGAACAGGGCCAGCCGCCCCGTCAGTCGGCGGCCGGCTACGCCGTCAGCTACGTCGGAAACGAGACTGTCGACGGCCGGGAGACGTACGTCGTCGATATCACGCCGCGTGCGGACGCCGCGGCCACGTACCGACAGACCGTCTGGATAGACACGGAGCGGCTCTACCCGCTCAAGCGACAGACCTCGTGGCGCGATGACGGCGTCCGGACCGAGATGACGACCACCTACACCGACGTGTCGTTCGACGCCACCGCCGACCCGGGAACGTTCCGCCCGGACATCGGCCCGAACACGTCCGTCGAGACGGCCGACACGCCGGAGACGACGGTGTACCGGCGTCGCGGCGCCCTGGCCGCCAACACCTCGCTACGGGTCCCGGAGCCGGAGCTGCCGCCCTCGTACGAGTGGACCTACGCCACGCGGACCACGGGCGAGGTCAACGGGGTCGGACTCCGGTACGTGAACCGGTCTAGCGAAATCACGGTGTCCAAGTACAACTACACCTACGAGCCGGAAAACCCGGACGAGCGGCGCCGAATCGACGGTCGGCCGGTGACGGTCAGTCCCGGGCCGACCGCGTCGGTGTCGTGGACCTGCGACAGCTTCCGCTACACCGTCCGCGGGAGCGGTGTCTCCGTTGACCAGCTCGTCACCGTCGGCCGGTCGGTCGGCTGTCCCGCGGACCCGGGCTAG
- the idsA3 gene encoding geranylfarnesyl diphosphate synthase — translation MSERHQQVEQAILSRRERVNEALPEELPVTRPEGLYEATRYLLDAGGKRLRPTVLLLVGESLLDVDPLGADYRAFPTLDDGEADLLSAAIAIEVIQTFTLIHDDIMDDDDLRRGVPAVHKEYDLSTAILAGDTLYSKAFEFLLATGAADDRTVAANKRLAETCTRICEGQSLDIEFEARDAVTPDEYLEMVELKTAVLYGAAAAIPATLLGADDDTVEALYNHGLDVGRAFQIQDDLLDLTTPSEKLGKQRGSDLVENKQTLVTLHARQQGVDVANLVDTDSVEAVSEAEIDAAVEALRDVGSIEYAQSRAQELVTSGKENLEVLPDNEARDLLSGIADYLVERDY, via the coding sequence ATGTCAGAACGCCATCAGCAGGTCGAACAAGCCATCCTCTCCCGTCGCGAGCGGGTCAACGAGGCCCTGCCCGAGGAGCTCCCGGTCACGCGACCGGAGGGGCTCTACGAGGCGACCCGGTACCTGCTCGACGCCGGCGGCAAGCGGCTCCGGCCGACTGTCCTCCTGCTGGTTGGCGAGTCGCTGCTGGATGTCGACCCGCTGGGGGCCGACTACAGAGCGTTCCCCACCCTCGACGACGGGGAGGCCGACCTGCTGTCGGCCGCCATCGCCATCGAGGTCATCCAGACGTTCACGCTCATCCACGACGACATCATGGACGACGACGACCTCCGACGCGGGGTCCCGGCCGTCCACAAGGAGTACGACCTCTCGACGGCGATTCTGGCCGGCGATACGCTGTACTCGAAGGCCTTCGAGTTCCTCCTCGCGACCGGCGCGGCCGACGACCGGACCGTGGCAGCGAACAAGCGCCTGGCCGAGACCTGTACCCGAATCTGTGAGGGGCAGTCGCTGGACATCGAGTTCGAGGCCCGCGACGCCGTCACGCCCGACGAGTATCTGGAGATGGTCGAGCTCAAGACCGCCGTGCTGTACGGCGCGGCCGCCGCCATCCCGGCCACCCTGTTGGGCGCCGACGACGACACCGTCGAGGCGCTGTACAACCACGGGCTGGACGTCGGCCGGGCCTTCCAGATTCAGGACGACCTGCTGGACCTGACGACCCCGTCGGAGAAACTGGGCAAACAGCGCGGGTCGGACCTCGTCGAGAACAAGCAGACTTTGGTCACGCTACACGCCCGTCAGCAGGGCGTCGACGTGGCGAACCTCGTCGACACCGACTCCGTCGAGGCCGTCTCCGAGGCCGAGATCGACGCGGCCGTCGAGGCGCTCCGGGACGTGGGCTCTATCGAGTACGCCCAGTCCCGCGCCCAGGAGCTCGTCACCAGCGGGAAGGAGAACCTCGAAGTCCTGCCGGACAACGAGGCCCGCGACCTGCTCTCGGGCATCGCCGACTACCTCGTCGAACGCGACTACTGA
- a CDS encoding ribonuclease J, translated as MEVEIATIGGYEAVGRQMTAVRAGDDVVIFDMGLNLSKVLIHDNVETERMHSLDLIDMGAIPDDRVMSELEGDVKAIVPTHGHLDHIGAISKLAHRYDAPIVATPFTIELVKQQIKGEEKFGVQNDLVKMEAGETMQIGERNELEFVNVTHSIIDAINPVLHTPEGAVVYGLDKRMDHTPVIGDPIDMKRFREIGREDEGVLCYIEDCTNAGRKGRTPSENVARTHLKDVMTSIEDYDGGIVATTFSSHISRVKSLVEFAKDMGRQPVLLGRSMEKYSGTAERLDFVDFPDDLGMYGHRKSVDRTFKRIMNEGKENFLPIVTGHQGEPRAMLTRMGRGETPYELDNGDKVIFSARVIPEPTNEGQRYQSEKLLGMQGARIYDDIHVSGHLRQEGHYQMLEALQPQNVIPAHQSLKGFAPYVDLAEDMGYKVGRDLHITRNGNMIQLTE; from the coding sequence ATGGAAGTCGAAATCGCAACAATTGGCGGATACGAGGCTGTTGGCCGACAGATGACGGCCGTCCGAGCGGGGGACGACGTCGTCATCTTCGACATGGGCCTGAACCTCTCGAAGGTACTGATTCACGACAACGTCGAGACCGAGCGGATGCACTCGCTGGACCTCATCGACATGGGCGCAATCCCGGACGACCGGGTCATGTCCGAGCTCGAAGGCGACGTGAAGGCCATCGTGCCGACACACGGTCACCTCGACCACATCGGCGCCATCTCGAAGCTGGCCCACCGCTACGACGCCCCCATCGTCGCGACGCCGTTCACCATCGAACTGGTCAAACAGCAGATCAAGGGCGAGGAGAAGTTCGGGGTCCAGAACGACCTCGTCAAGATGGAGGCCGGCGAGACGATGCAGATCGGCGAGCGCAACGAACTCGAGTTCGTCAACGTCACCCACTCTATCATCGACGCCATCAACCCCGTGCTCCACACGCCCGAGGGCGCCGTCGTCTACGGGCTGGACAAGCGGATGGACCACACGCCGGTCATCGGCGACCCCATCGACATGAAGCGGTTCCGGGAGATCGGCCGCGAGGACGAGGGCGTCCTCTGTTACATCGAGGACTGTACGAACGCCGGCCGGAAGGGCCGTACGCCCTCCGAGAACGTCGCTCGAACCCACCTCAAGGACGTGATGACGAGCATCGAGGACTACGACGGCGGCATCGTCGCCACGACGTTCTCCTCGCACATCTCCCGCGTGAAGAGCCTGGTCGAGTTCGCCAAGGACATGGGCCGCCAGCCGGTCCTGCTGGGCCGGTCGATGGAGAAGTACTCCGGCACCGCCGAACGGCTGGACTTCGTCGACTTCCCCGACGACCTGGGGATGTACGGCCACCGAAAGTCCGTCGACCGCACGTTCAAGCGAATCATGAACGAGGGCAAGGAGAACTTCCTGCCCATCGTCACCGGACACCAGGGCGAGCCGCGCGCGATGCTCACCCGTATGGGCCGGGGCGAGACGCCGTACGAACTGGACAACGGCGACAAGGTCATCTTCTCGGCCCGGGTCATCCCGGAGCCGACCAACGAGGGACAGCGCTACCAGTCCGAGAAGCTGCTGGGCATGCAGGGCGCCCGCATCTACGACGACATCCACGTCTCGGGCCACCTCCGACAGGAGGGCCACTACCAGATGCTCGAAGCGCTCCAGCCACAGAACGTCATCCCCGCTCACCAGAGCCTGAAAGGGTTCGCCCCCTACGTCGACCTCGCCGAGGACATGGGCTACAAGGTCGGTCGCGACCTGCATATCACCCGTAACGGCAACATGATCCAGCTCACCGAGTAA